From one Colletotrichum destructivum chromosome 3, complete sequence genomic stretch:
- a CDS encoding Putative NADH:ubiquinone oxidoreductase-like, 20kDa subunit, translating to MALRAAPRFSAQLHRLTSRLSTIRSIDTSPNHFQPREKRSKSTTTNGSLVAKDSLPFESRIINEPSNPVEYALTTIDKVVNWARQGSFWPLSFGLACCSIEMMHVSMPRYDQDRLGIIFRASPRQADVMIVAGTVTNKMAPALRQVYDQMPDPKWVISMGSCANGGGYYHYSYSVVRGVDRIVPVDIYVPGCPPTAEALLHAVFLLQAKQRRTKITRMWYRK from the exons ATGGCTCTAAGAGCAGCACCAAGGT TTTCGGCTCAGCTTCATCGTCTGACGTCTCGACTATCAACAATCAGGAGTATCGACACTTCACCAAACCATTTCCAGCCAAGAGAAAAGCGCTCCAAGTCGACTACGACAAATGGAAGCCTCGTTGCTAAAGACAGTCTGCCATTCGAAAGCAGAATTATCAACGAACCATCAAATCCTGTCGAATATGCACT GACCACGATCGACAAGGTTGTTAACTGGGCACGCCAAGGTTCTTTTTGGCCTCTGTCTTTTGGCCTCGCCTGCTGCAGTATCGAGATGATGCACGTCTCGATGCCCCGATACGATCAGGACCGTCTCGGAATTATTTTCCGAGCATCCCCTCGACAGGCCGACGTGATGATTGTGGCGGGAACAGTGACAAACAAAATGGCACCCGCCCTTCGTCAGGTTTATGACCAGATGCCCGACCCGAAGTGGGTGATCAGCATGGGCAGTTGCGCCAACGGAGGTGGCTACTACCACTATAGCTATTCGGTGGTGAGGGGCGTGGATCGTATCGTTCCCGTCGATATCTATGTGCCCGGCTGCCCTCCAACAGCCGAAGCCCTGCTGCACGCCGTGTTTCTGCTTCAGGCCAAGCAAAGGCGAACCAAAATTACGAGAATGTGGTATCGAAAGTAG
- a CDS encoding Putative Zinc finger C2H2-type: MSDSSVDRHTCATCGKQYQRSAHLRRHESTRECNGGFQLLFVSQPTLSYFSCKFNFFVHLRRKMCIQSTKITVVSPNFI; this comes from the coding sequence ATGTCCGATTCTTCCGTTGATCGGCACACCTGTGCCACATGCGGAAAGCAGTATCAGAGGAGCGCCCATTTGCGTCGGCATGAGTCTACTCGTGAGTGTAATGGTGGTTTCCAACTGCTTTTTGTGTCTCAGCCAACGCTCTCATATTTCTCTTGCAAATTTAATTTTTTTGTACATCTACGTAGAAAAATGTGCATCCAGTCTACAAAGATTACTGTCGTCAGTCCCAATTTCATTTAG
- a CDS encoding Putative zn(2)Cys(6) fungal-type DNA-binding domain, fungal transcription factor → MVTRRSHTKSRYGCTECRRRKVKCDESRPACFDCTRRGSRCIYLALRTQNAPIPAKSPSVAPPGRVLTFDGVSGSPPSLFKLGDHLEDGLLQLSPIVTKRWACSMELMHHYSVSTANTLALRSDMQDVWRTVVPEMGYEHPFVLDGILAVAAIHKAHLLPLQREKYLDIAAYYQTRGLGGFRSALFYIGDTNWKPSFCFSSTIILYVCALAAHSNGEPALGTVSEVLKLFVLLRGFRSVLLPCQAEVRETQFAPLSHGIWIVEENSKDFEYVPVIWRAF, encoded by the exons ATGGTGACGCGGCGATCTCACACGAAGTCCCGCTATGGGTGCACGGAGTGCCGGCGGAGGAAGGTCAAG TGTGACGAGTCGCGCCCAGCTTGCTTCGACTGCACACGCCGAGGTTCCCGTTGCATTTACTTGGCCTTGCGCACTCAAAATGCCCCGATCCCAGCAAAATCTCCTtcggtggcgccgccgggccgTGTCCTGACGTTTGATGGAGTCTCGGGATCACCTCCAAGTCTGTTCAAACTCGGCGATCatctcgaggacggccttTTGCAATTGTCACCAATTGTGACCAAGAGATGGGCGTGCAGCATGGAGCTGATGCACCATTACTCAGTCTCCACAGCAAACACGCTAGCTCTCCGCTCTGATATGCAGGATGTCTGGCGTACGGTGGTGCCAGAAATGGGTTACGAACATCCTTTCGTGCTGGACGGCATCCTAGCTGTGGCTGCAATACACAAAGCCCATCTGCTGCCCCTCCAACGGGAAAAATACCTCGATATCGCAGCATACTATCAAACTCGCGGTCTTGGGGGCTTCCGTTCCGCTCTGTTCTATATCGGGGACACAAACTGGAAGCCCTCGTTCTGTTTCTCCTCCACCATTATTCTCTACGTCTGCGCTTTGGCTGCTCATAGCAACGGAGAACCAGCACTCGGCACGGTGTCGGAAGTCCTCAAGCTCTTTGTTTTGCTCCGCGGATTTCGCAGCGTCCTTTTGCCTTGCCAAGCAGAGGTTCGGGAGACGCAATTCGCGCCGTTGTCGCACGGAATCTGGATTGTTGAAGAGAATAGCAAGGACTTTGAGTACGTCCCCGTAATCTGGCGTGCCTTTTGA
- a CDS encoding Putative zn(2)Cys(6) fungal-type DNA-binding domain, Zinc finger C2H2-type, translating to MVLLFEFYFIDLLAELGLCSFICSQAVDIQIARYKCLYCEKAFARRDVCRKHTVHCPNKHDQETLPNLKRGQKPRACDACFHSKQSCDTSDPCERCVSRKLPCTYRRLEEATSSSVTIGADSAPSSLSTGTTVGVPNNDKDRTKITVAFLLGLTNPNSDNILEFLANEAASRTEGEGTDPNMRPTPPQYPPSTLIDEDFTFLPYGFASSFAPEFMDFQSLETLSTDTLPSTTGSPFDPESWSSRAADIVSDLHNVHNNLREIDPWYDGSFNLETAESVFSAENLCNFATTYFRVSHLDFPIVHRPDFGTERTNKLLLLAVGLSGSLRSPPSDDVLAARGFLSLAEEYIFRGLNRLMPPGSAPEFTIEVQETFQAALMIHCVQFFRNDIASRRKNRTQRLPVLVSAVRCLGLAQVRHAPIFQYEDFVLNETKIRLAIWTALGDWQQSGMFNSPPLMTPAELTCDLPSPLELWDAKNSTEYFEAAHALGLDGSRRISSVKHCIDALMRDTWSGIGSFPFQDINGLDLQVLIFGISGMVLSANLMGILPTSAQALLRAVSRWETMWETIRGRMDPAAFEKIGMIRFNSELCWAARKIVQVAISGDKSSAYMQKVGHDSLVQLHEFVRQYRDS from the exons ATGGTCCTGTTATTTGAATTTTATTTTATCGATCTATTGGCCGAGCTAGGCCTGTGCTCGTTCATTTGCTCACAAGCTGTAGATATTCAGATAGCTCGCTACAAATGTCTTTATTGTGAAAAAGCATTTGCCAGACG CGATGTCTGCCGAAAACACACGGTACACTGTCCTAACAAACACGACCAAGAAACTCTTCCAAATCTGAAGCGAGGCCAGAAGCCCCGCGCATGTGACGCCTGCTTCCACAGCAAGCAGTCATGCGACACGTCTGATCCCTGTGAGCGATGCGTCTCTCGAAAGCTCCCCTGCACGTATCGCAGGCTAGAAGAagcaacatcatcatcagtTACCATTGGCGCAGACTCTGCCCCCTCCTCACTCTCAACTGGTACAACAGTTGGCGTCCCCAACAATGACAAGGACCGCACCAAGATCACCGTTGCCTTCCTTTTGGGTCTGACAAACCCGAACTCGGATAACATTCTCGAGTTTCTGGCCAACGAGGCGGCCTCCAGAACTGAGGGCGAAGGCACTGATCCTAACATGAGACCCACCCCCCCTCAATATCCTCCCAGCACGTTGATCGATGAAGACTTTACCTTCCTTCCATATGGCTTTGCATCTAGCTTCGCCCCCGAGTTTATGGACTTCCAGTCCCTGGAAACCCTTTCGACAGACACACTGCCCAGCACTACGGGCTCCCCGTTTGACCCCGAGAGTTGGAGCTCCCGCGCCGCTGATATCGTATCTGATTTGCATAATGTTCATAACAACCTCAGAGAAATTGATCCGTGGTATGATGGCTCCTTCAATCTAGAAACCGCAGAGTCGGTGTTCTCGGCGGAAAATCTTTGCAACTTTGCAACAACGTACTTCCGAGTCAGCCACCTCGACTTCCCCATCGTCCACCGGCCGGATTTTGGCACTGAACGGACCAATAAGCTCTTGCTCCTGGCCGTTGGACTTTCCGGGTCATTGAGATCACCGCCTAGCGATGACGTTCTCGCTGCTCGCGGTTTCCTGAGTCTTGCCGAGGAATATATATTTCGCGGCTTGAACAGACTGATGCCCCCCGGATCAGCCCCCGAGTTCACCATTGAGGTTCAAGAGACATTTCAGGCCGCCCTCATGATCCATTGCGTTCAATTCTTCAGAAACGATATTGCGTCACGCAGAAAGAACCGGACTCAGCGCCTACCGGTCCTCGTCTCTGCCGTGAGGTGTCTGGGGCTGGCTCAGGTCAGGCATGCGCCGATCTTTCAGTACGAAGACTTTGTCCTCAACGAGACGAAAATCAG ACTGGCCATATGGACGGCACTGGGAGACTGGCAGCAGAGCGGCATGTTTAACTCTCCGCCGTTGATGACGCCTGCCGAGTTGACGTGTGACCTTCCAAGCCCACTCGAGCTCTGGGACGCGAAAAACTCGACTGAGTACTTCGAGGCGGCACACGCTCTCGGGCTCGACGGTTCAAGACGGATATCTTCGGTCAAACATTGCATCGATGCGCTGATGCGCGACACTTGGAGCGGCATAGGCAGCTTTCCCTTCCAGGATATCAACGGCCTCGATTTGCAGGTCTTGATTTTTG GGATCAGTGGCATGGTCCTCTCCGCCAACCTCATGGGAATATTACCCACAAGCGCCCAGGCCCTTCTGCGTGCCGTATCCAGATGGGAAACCATGTGGGAAACCATCCGGGGCCGCATGGACCCTGCCGCATTCGAGAAAATTGGTATGATCCGGTTCAATAGCGAGCtctgctgggcggcgaggaagatcGTTCAAGTCGCCATTTCAGGAGACAAAAGCTCTGCGTACATGCAGAAGGTCGGACACGATTCCCTTGTGCAGCTTCATGAATTCGTGCGCCAGTACCGCGACAGTTGA